From a region of the Thermus caldilimi genome:
- a CDS encoding penicillin-binding transpeptidase domain-containing protein — protein sequence MTGRLYTLMLFFLLAFGLLALRAWHLQVLEHERYALRSQGNYLKTEGIPAPRGRILDRKGRVIAQDRLVVDLVYEGGEVAFKERLLPLLGLQELPKVQGPTVLKAGVPEHLLPTLAEITAGQKNLKLVERIERSYPNPISGPVLGYVLQANAEQVKRGYSPDEQVGQAGLEAALETYLRGKRGVKAVEVNVRGERLRETILEEPTPGQDVVLTLDLDLQRAAEKALEEALADINAGRKSKGLPPATRVKGAIVAVNPKTGEVLAMASAPSFDPSLFAKRPVPQEVQALLKDKDLPLLNRAVQPYTPGSTFKLATSYALLEEGYVTPSTTFRCSPYVVFGGQVRRNWATWDMGPMTVKEAIAWSCNTWYYQAVAQDPLGVVDRLAARAHLLGLGEATGLEIAERTGLLPTRAWKRQTLKEPWYPGETLSLAIGQGSLLTTPAQVARMLSTLVNSGEKPTLHLVKRLGPREVKPRLEPVPGRFWTILQEGLRKTVKEGTARHILGNFPVPTGGKTGTAETPGKRAGLEHAWYMGYGPAEPGSPYPPLVVVAFFENGGEGSRVALPAVRKVMAAYWQVEEAQAR from the coding sequence ATGACCGGCCGGCTTTACACCCTCATGCTCTTCTTCCTCCTGGCCTTCGGCCTCCTGGCCTTAAGGGCCTGGCACCTCCAGGTGTTGGAGCACGAACGGTACGCCCTAAGGAGCCAGGGCAACTACCTGAAGACCGAGGGCATTCCCGCCCCCCGGGGCCGCATCCTGGACCGCAAGGGGCGGGTGATCGCCCAGGACCGGCTGGTGGTGGACCTGGTGTACGAGGGGGGCGAGGTGGCCTTCAAGGAAAGGCTCCTCCCCCTCCTGGGCTTGCAGGAACTCCCCAAGGTCCAAGGCCCCACGGTCCTCAAGGCAGGGGTACCCGAGCACCTTCTGCCCACCCTGGCGGAGATCACCGCTGGGCAGAAGAACCTCAAGCTGGTGGAGCGCATCGAGCGCTCCTACCCCAATCCCATCTCGGGTCCCGTGCTGGGGTATGTGCTCCAGGCCAACGCCGAGCAGGTGAAACGGGGATACAGCCCCGACGAGCAAGTGGGCCAAGCGGGCCTGGAAGCAGCCCTCGAGACCTACCTCCGGGGCAAGCGCGGGGTGAAGGCGGTGGAGGTCAACGTCCGGGGCGAGCGCCTCAGGGAAACCATCCTGGAGGAACCCACCCCCGGACAGGATGTGGTCCTCACCCTGGACCTGGACCTCCAGCGAGCGGCGGAAAAGGCCCTGGAGGAAGCCTTGGCTGACATCAATGCCGGGCGGAAGTCCAAGGGTCTTCCCCCCGCCACTCGGGTCAAGGGAGCCATCGTGGCCGTGAATCCCAAAACGGGGGAGGTTCTGGCCATGGCCAGCGCCCCCTCCTTCGATCCGAGCCTTTTCGCCAAGCGGCCCGTACCTCAAGAGGTCCAGGCCCTTCTTAAAGACAAGGACCTTCCCCTCCTGAACCGGGCGGTGCAACCCTACACCCCGGGTTCCACCTTCAAGTTGGCCACCAGCTATGCCCTGCTAGAGGAAGGGTACGTGACCCCCTCTACCACCTTCCGCTGTAGCCCTTACGTGGTCTTTGGGGGCCAGGTACGGCGCAACTGGGCCACCTGGGACATGGGCCCCATGACCGTGAAGGAGGCCATCGCCTGGAGCTGCAACACCTGGTACTACCAGGCGGTGGCCCAGGATCCCCTGGGGGTAGTGGACCGCCTGGCGGCGAGGGCCCACCTTCTGGGCCTAGGGGAAGCTACCGGGCTGGAAATCGCCGAGCGAACTGGGCTTCTCCCCACCCGGGCTTGGAAGCGACAGACCTTGAAAGAACCCTGGTACCCGGGGGAAACCCTTTCCCTGGCCATCGGGCAGGGCTCCCTCCTCACCACCCCAGCCCAGGTGGCCAGGATGCTCTCCACCCTCGTCAACAGCGGAGAGAAGCCCACCCTTCACCTGGTCAAACGCCTCGGCCCAAGGGAGGTTAAACCCCGTCTTGAACCGGTTCCCGGGCGTTTCTGGACCATCCTTCAAGAGGGCCTACGAAAGACCGTGAAGGAGGGTACCGCCCGCCATATCCTCGGGAACTTTCCCGTACCCACCGGCGGCAAAACGGGCACCGCGGAAACCCCAGGCAAGCGGGCGGGCCTCGAGCACGCCTGGTACATGGGTTACGGCCCTGCTGAACCCGGCTCCCCCTACCCTCCCCTGGTGGTGGTGGCCTTCTTTGAAAACGGCGGGGAGGGAAGCCGCGTGGCCCTTCCTGCGGTGCGCAAGGTAATGGCCGCCTACTGGCAGGTGGAAGAAGCCCAGGCCAGGTAG
- a CDS encoding septum site-determining protein MinC, with protein sequence MRLRATPKALALRLDGGETPEEIQNLKLPEDLPLEVEVAGPVSGPVLQTLLELGRPLTLIPPRNRLPVGTLVLSKTLRSGERVEHPGTVVVLGDVNPGAEVVAGGDVIVVGKLRGLAHAGAGGDEERFIFALELAAKQVRIGPHLAQAPEEQETRGPEIARVREGKIVVEAARKR encoded by the coding sequence ATGCGCCTCCGCGCCACCCCCAAAGCCCTAGCCCTGCGCCTGGATGGGGGCGAAACCCCAGAAGAAATTCAAAACCTCAAGCTGCCAGAAGATCTTCCCCTCGAGGTGGAGGTGGCCGGGCCTGTTTCGGGACCAGTGCTCCAAACCCTCCTGGAGCTAGGCCGGCCCCTTACCCTGATCCCTCCCAGAAACCGCCTTCCCGTCGGTACCCTGGTCCTCAGCAAGACCCTGCGTTCCGGCGAACGGGTGGAGCACCCCGGCACGGTGGTGGTCCTGGGGGATGTGAACCCGGGAGCCGAGGTGGTGGCCGGCGGGGATGTGATCGTGGTGGGCAAGCTGCGCGGCCTCGCTCATGCCGGGGCTGGCGGGGACGAGGAGCGCTTCATCTTTGCCCTGGAGCTGGCCGCCAAGCAGGTGCGCATCGGCCCCCATTTGGCCCAGGCGCCAGAGGAACAGGAAACCCGGGGCCCCGAGATCGCCCGGGTCCGGGAAGGAAAGATCGTGGTGGAGGCTGCTAGAAAGCGATAG
- a CDS encoding DUF420 domain-containing protein, with the protein MKELLGLLAVWSIVLSGLALVTGVVLIKKGNRVAHHRAMLTATSLALLFLVFYLAKWALHGTTTYGGPEAWRGGYYFLLITHTLLAAINGPLALYVIWRAFKGEFVLHKRWARVLVPIWLYVAVSGWIIYVVLKRYGVETGTIAF; encoded by the coding sequence GTGAAGGAGCTTCTGGGCTTGCTGGCGGTTTGGAGCATCGTGCTTTCCGGGTTGGCCTTAGTGACAGGGGTGGTCTTGATCAAGAAGGGGAACAGGGTGGCCCACCATCGGGCCATGTTGACGGCTACTTCCTTAGCCCTCCTTTTCCTGGTGTTCTATCTTGCCAAATGGGCCCTTCACGGCACCACCACCTACGGGGGGCCGGAGGCCTGGCGGGGCGGTTACTACTTCCTCCTAATCACCCATACCCTACTGGCCGCTATCAATGGCCCCTTGGCCCTTTACGTGATCTGGCGGGCTTTTAAGGGGGAGTTCGTCCTGCACAAGCGTTGGGCTAGGGTACTGGTGCCCATATGGCTGTACGTGGCCGTGTCGGGTTGGATTATTTATGTGGTGCTGAAGCGCTACGGGGTGGAAACGGGAACTATCGCTTTCTAG
- a CDS encoding Ig-like domain-containing protein, with amino-acid sequence MRAHLLYPLLIIFALSSCARPDTAPPEMGLTEPLGGAVAPGREVRVQGYAFDPSGVASVKVNGQEVLPPEEAGKRLVQFRFRLQAPASGKVELLLEAEDTRGNRGGKRVSLVLDAAPPRIVLERVEREGNLYRVYGRVEDNVQVDRVVVQVGDRYNPLSLPKEATVAFSAEVPAGAVLLAVDAAGNRTSRRIP; translated from the coding sequence ATGCGTGCGCATCTCCTCTATCCTCTCCTCATTATTTTTGCTCTTTCCTCCTGCGCCAGGCCCGACACCGCCCCCCCTGAGATGGGGCTTACCGAGCCCTTGGGTGGAGCGGTGGCCCCGGGAAGGGAGGTTAGGGTGCAGGGCTATGCCTTTGATCCCTCGGGGGTGGCGAGTGTAAAGGTGAATGGGCAAGAGGTCCTGCCCCCTGAGGAAGCGGGTAAGCGCTTGGTTCAGTTTCGTTTCCGCTTGCAGGCCCCCGCCTCCGGGAAGGTGGAGCTTCTCCTGGAGGCGGAGGATACCCGGGGTAACCGTGGGGGGAAGCGGGTTTCCCTGGTGCTGGATGCAGCGCCCCCTCGCATCGTGCTGGAGCGGGTGGAGCGGGAGGGGAACTTGTACCGGGTTTATGGACGGGTGGAGGACAACGTCCAAGTGGACCGGGTGGTGGTTCAGGTAGGCGATCGCTACAATCCCCTTTCCCTCCCCAAGGAGGCTACGGTGGCCTTTTCCGCGGAGGTGCCGGCCGGGGCTGTGTTGCTGGCGGTGGATGCCGCTGGGAACCGCACCAGCCGGCGTATTCCCTAG
- the argJ gene encoding bifunctional glutamate N-acetyltransferase/amino-acid acetyltransferase ArgJ — MAVRLPRGFRAGATRAGIKPSGKPDLALLVSGLPASWAYVATQNRAAAPSIHRGRALYAQGGTLRAVVANAGNANCATGERGFADDLRMAEAAALRLGLSAEEVLTASTGVIGVPLPVEKVEAGLPQIELAPYADAFAEAILTTDLVPKVAEAEVGGARIVGIAKGSGMIHPNMATMLAFVVTDAALPQEALREAWRGIVDRTFNQVTVDGDTSTNDLALVMANGSYGAVPLEAFSPALEAVAQELARKIARDGEGATKLMTVRVVGAATEEEARRAARTVAGSALWKSALYGNDPNWGRILAALGNSGARFDPFRVHIFLQGMPLYAGGALPFDREVASQAMRSEEVEILVDLQEGKGEGVAWGCDLTEGYVRINSLYTT, encoded by the coding sequence ATGGCCGTGAGGCTCCCCCGGGGTTTTCGCGCCGGGGCTACCCGGGCGGGCATCAAGCCTTCCGGCAAGCCCGATCTGGCTTTGCTGGTTTCTGGTCTTCCCGCTTCCTGGGCCTATGTGGCCACGCAGAACCGGGCTGCAGCCCCTTCCATCCACCGGGGTAGGGCCCTTTATGCCCAGGGCGGGACCTTGCGGGCAGTGGTGGCCAACGCAGGTAACGCCAACTGCGCCACCGGAGAAAGGGGCTTCGCGGATGACCTGCGGATGGCGGAGGCGGCCGCCTTGCGTTTGGGGCTTTCCGCGGAGGAGGTTTTGACCGCTTCCACGGGGGTTATCGGGGTTCCTCTTCCCGTGGAGAAGGTAGAGGCGGGTTTGCCCCAGATAGAACTTGCTCCCTATGCCGATGCCTTTGCCGAGGCCATCCTTACCACCGACTTAGTTCCCAAGGTGGCGGAGGCCGAGGTAGGGGGGGCGAGGATCGTGGGTATCGCCAAGGGCAGCGGGATGATCCATCCCAACATGGCCACCATGCTGGCCTTCGTGGTGACGGATGCCGCTTTACCCCAGGAGGCCTTGAGGGAGGCCTGGCGGGGTATCGTAGACCGCACGTTCAACCAGGTGACCGTGGATGGGGATACCTCTACCAACGATCTCGCCCTGGTGATGGCGAATGGGTCTTATGGTGCAGTCCCCCTTGAGGCCTTTTCCCCCGCCCTGGAGGCAGTGGCCCAGGAGCTGGCGAGGAAGATCGCCCGGGATGGGGAGGGAGCCACCAAGCTCATGACCGTGCGGGTGGTGGGAGCGGCCACGGAGGAGGAGGCGAGGCGGGCGGCGAGAACTGTAGCGGGAAGCGCCCTCTGGAAGAGCGCCCTTTACGGCAACGACCCCAACTGGGGCAGGATTCTGGCTGCCCTCGGCAACTCTGGGGCCCGTTTCGACCCCTTTAGGGTCCACATCTTCCTCCAGGGCATGCCCCTTTACGCCGGGGGTGCCCTCCCCTTTGACCGGGAAGTGGCGAGCCAAGCCATGCGTTCCGAGGAGGTGGAGATCCTGGTGGACCTTCAGGAGGGGAAGGGGGAAGGCGTGGCATGGGGGTGTGATCTGACGGAGGGCTATGTGAGGATAAATTCTTTATATACTACTTGA